One Gadus chalcogrammus isolate NIFS_2021 chromosome 4, NIFS_Gcha_1.0, whole genome shotgun sequence DNA segment encodes these proteins:
- the LOC130380435 gene encoding protein mono-ADP-ribosyltransferase PARP12, with product MESAIVKYLCGNLGSTNRDELVANCVFGDASTVNEIISNRDRFANAHYNGEKLLIAKTALRLCRRLVCAGPGCSSLHLCKTYLYGECQFPGRQARCSFSHDLHSEHNAGLMRTHGLEDLDKKEICVLLLQNDMDLLPSVCFDYNNTGCQEGCKRIHICDNYLRRNCCCSLAHDFYEPQPFEVLQKSRIPNDLMAAMKPLYINKKVLSGIEHKAKKAGQTNQVPGTELELQEVELVEGKDRLENND from the exons ATGGAATCGGCGATAGTCAAATATCTCTGTGGGAACCTCGGATCCACAAACAGGGATGAACTGGTGGCCAACTGTGTGTTTGGTGACGCCTCGACGGTGAACGAGATCATCAGCAACCGAGACCGGTTCGCCAACGCGCATTATAATGGAGAGAAGCTTCTGATCGCCAAGACGGCTCTCCGACTGTGCAGAAGGCTGGTGTGCGCTGGACCTGGATGCAGCAGTTTACATCTCTGTAAAACATACCTGTACGGCGAGTGCCAGTTTCCTGGAAG gcaGGCCAGGTGTTCTTTCTCCCACGACCTCCACTCCGAACACAACGCCGGACTTATGAGAACACACGGCTTGGAAGATCTGGACAAGAAGGAGATAtgtgtgttgctgctgcagAACGACATGGACCTGCTCCCCTCt GTGTGCTTCGACTACAACAACACCGGATGCCAGGAGGGCTGCAAAAGGATCCACATCTGTGATAACTACCTGCGTCGTAACTGCTGCTGCTCGCTGGCCCACGACTTCTACGAGCCGCAGCCCTTCGAGGTGCTGCAGAAGAGCCGCATCCCCAACGACCTCATGGCGGCCATGAAGCCGCTGTACATCAACAAGAAGGTCCTGAGTGGCATCGAGCACAAGGCCAAGAAGGCCGGACAGACCAATCAGGTCCCTGGgaccg AGCTGGAGCTCCaagaggtggagctggtggaagGAAAAGACCGCCTCGAG AACAACGACTAA
- the LOC130380434 gene encoding nascent polypeptide-associated complex subunit alpha, muscle-specific form-like, whose product MYFLIGTCRHTIERCFQAHYSLPYSWEVLKGHQWTLLDSSEKIEEDYCNPKKTQSTVDVEAVYFDTMTRGLQKVRRLSSISSVLQPTFLLTTEWLWYWEDENGNWNQYDSPTNSSTELEQKFQNDPQEVMEFTAGSQDYTIKGALTLDMIQTNKRYGTQRLVRRRPRFLSSADVLVVRTSRRPPSGPTNVLAMPRHWDRTQVPETGHKKVLLQDSSEEYKEVETLFRQTMTNFDIVKIERIQNKSLWDQFQLQRDQMKTRNGGRNVAERKLFHGTDSKFIDAICCSNFDWRICGTHGTVYGNGSYFARDASYSHNYTGNATTVRSMFVSLVLVGHHTRGEAGYVRPPSKDGGDTLFYDSCVNHILSPSIFVIFDRPQIYPEFLLTYKEKREKVWAPDDLFSGVLAAAPVVKPTAVPSGMFVRSASLASAMTVPRATHVPSATPVPSATPVPRATRVPTASHVPSATPVPSATAVPSAMSVRRSAFLAGATPVPRATPVPSATPVPSATPMPSAMFVRRSAFLASATPVPSATPLPSATPVPSAMPLHSATPVPRATRMPTAMHMPSATPVPSATPVPSTTPMPRATRVPTATPVPSATPVPSATSVPSATSVPSAMSVRRSAFLASATSVPRATPVPRATPVPSATPVPSATPMPSATPSAMFVRRSAFLAIATPVPSATPLPSATPVPSATPLHSFTPVTRATRMPTAMPMPSATPVPSATPVPSATPMPSATSVPSAMFVRGSAFLASATPVPSATPVPRATRVPTATPLRRLTATPVYTQAYEEPTSQFYVPRPSRRSPPPPTSPSPKKCVVS is encoded by the exons ATGTACTTCCTAATAGGCACCTGTAGACACACCATAG AAAGGTGTTTCCAAGCTCATTACAGTCTGCCTTACAGCTGGGAAGTTCTGAAGGGCCATCAGTGGACGCTGCTGGATAGCTCAGAGAAGATAGAAGAGGATTACTGTAACCCCAAAAAGACACAGAG CACGGTGGATGTAGAAGCGGTGTACTTTGACACCATGACGCGTGGACTCCAGAAGGTCAGgcgtctctcctccatctcctcagtCCTCCAGCCCACCTTCCTACTCACCACCGAGTGGCTCTGGTACTGGGAGGACGAGAATGGGAACTGGAACCAGTACGATTCACCG ACCAACAGCAGCACAGAGCTGGAGCAGAAGTTCCAGAACGACCCCCAGGAGGTGATGGAGTTCACCGCAGGGTCCCAGGACTACACAAtcaagggcgcactcacacttg ACATGATCCAGACCAATAAGAGATACGGCACCCAGAGGCTGGTGAGGCGACGGCCTCGCTTCCTGTCCTCCGCCGACGTGCTGGTCGTCAGGACAAG TAGAAGGCCTCCCAGTGGTCCAACAAATGTCCTAGCTATGCCAAGACACTGGGACAGGACCCAGGTTCCTGAGACTGGACATAAG AAAGTTCTGCTGCAAGATTCGTCCGAAGAATACAAAGAGGTGGAGACGCTGTTTCGTCAGACGATGACCAACTTTGACATCGTGAAGATCGAGAGGATTCAGAACAAGAGTCTCTGGGACCAATTTCAGTT GCAAAGGGATCAAATGAAGACGAGGAACGGGGGCCGTAACGTGGCCGAGAGGAAGCTGTTCCACGGCACAGACTCCAAGTTCATCGACGCCATCTGCTGCTCGAACTTTGACTGGAGGATCTGCGGAACCCACGGGACCGTCTACGGCAACG GGAGTTATTTCGCCCGGGACGCCAGCTACTCCCACAACTACACCGGGAACGCCACGACGGTCCGCTCCATGTTCGTGTCCCTGGTGCTGGTGGGCCACCACACCCGGGGCGAGGCCGGCTACGTGCGCCCCCCCTCCAAGGACGGCGGGGACACCCTCTTCTACGACAGCTGCGTCAACCATATCCTCTCGCCTTCCATCTTTGTCATCTTCGACCGGCCTCAGATCTACCCGGAGTTCCTGCTCACTTACAAGGAAAAGCGAGAAAAGGTGTGGGCTCCAGACGACTTGTTCTCCGGGGTACTGGCCGCCGCGCCGGTGGTGAAGCCCACAGCCGTGCCAAGTGGCATGTTCGTAAGGTCCGCATCCTTGGCCAGTGCCATGACCGTGCCAAGGGCCACGCATGTGCCCAGTGCCACGCCCGTGCCCAGTGCCACGCCCGTGCCAAGAGCCACACGCGTGCCAACGGCTTCGCACGTGCCCAGTGCCACGCCCGTGCCCAGTGCCACGGCCGTGCCAAGTGCCATGTCCGTGCGCAGGTCCGCATTCTTGGCCGGTGCCACGCCCGTGCCAAGGGCCACGCCCGTGCCCAGTGCCACGCCTGTGCCCAGTGCCACGCCCATGCCCAGTGCCATGTTTGTGCGCAGGTCTGCGTTCTTGGCCAGTGCCACGCCCGTGCCCAGTGCGACGCCCTTGCCCAGTGCCACGCCCGTGCCCAGTGCCATGCCCTTGCACAGTGCCACGCCCGTGCCAAGAGCCACACGCATGCCAACGGCCATGCACATGCCCAGTGCCACGCCTGTGCCCAGTGCCACGCCCGTGCCCAGTACCACGCCCATGCCAAGAGCCACACGCGTGCCAACGGCCACGCCTGTGCCCAGTGCCACGCCCGTGCCCAGTGCCACGTCCGTGCCCAGTGCCACGTCCGTGCCAAGTGCCATGTCCGTGCGCAGGTCCGCATTCTTGGCCAGTGCCACGTCCGTGCCAAGGGCCACGCCCGTGCCAAGGGCCACGCCCGTGCCCAGTGCCACGCCTGTGCCCAGTGCCACGCCCATGCCCAGTGCCACGCCCAGTGCCATGTTTGTGCGCAGGTCTGCGTTCTTGGCCATTGCCACGCCCGTGCCCAGTGCGACGCCCTTGCCCAGTGCCACGCCCGTGCCCAGTGCCACGCCCTTGCACAGTTTCACGCCCGTGACAAGAGCCACACGCATGCCAACGGCCATGCCCATGCCCAGTGCCACGCCCGTGCCCAGTGCCACGCCCGTGCCCAGTGCCACGCCCATGCCAAGTGCCACGTCCGTGCCCAGTGCAATGTTTGTACGCGGGTCTGCGTTCTTGGCCAGTGCCACGCCCGTGCCCAGTGCCACGCCTGTGCCAAGAGCCACACGCGTGCCAACGGCCACGCCCCTCCGCAGATTAACAGCCACGCCGGTGTACACCCAGGCCTACGAGGAACCCACTTCACAGTTCTACGTCCCCCGGCCTTCCAGacgcagccccccgcccccgaccTCCCCTAGCCCGAAGAAGTGTGTGGTGAGCtag